In Ruminococcaceae bacterium BL-4, one DNA window encodes the following:
- a CDS encoding protein of unknown function (Evidence 5 : Unknown function), whose protein sequence is MSKQKWAIASKSFNAKPAMEFIVTEPIGLLEFLLLKLANKSRNSVKSLLTHGEVSVDGKRITQYNTPLREGQKIRINQSIIREKRQKNALDIIYEDSDIIVVNKPAGLLTIASDKEKEATAYHLLTDYVRQKKPENRIFVVHRLDRDTSGVLMVAKNEKIKLALQDNWTELVSDRGYMAIVEGQLEEKSGRIHSWLKETKTLLMYSSHHAGDGLEAITDYQVLKSH, encoded by the coding sequence GTGAGTAAGCAGAAATGGGCCATCGCGTCCAAAAGCTTTAATGCTAAACCCGCTATGGAATTTATCGTAACTGAACCAATCGGTTTATTGGAATTTTTACTGCTCAAGTTAGCAAACAAATCAAGGAACAGCGTAAAGTCGTTGCTGACTCACGGCGAAGTCTCTGTTGATGGCAAACGGATTACTCAGTATAATACCCCATTGCGCGAAGGACAAAAGATACGGATCAACCAATCAATTATCCGGGAAAAGAGGCAGAAAAACGCGCTGGATATTATATATGAAGACAGTGATATTATTGTGGTCAATAAACCTGCTGGACTGTTGACGATCGCCTCTGATAAAGAGAAGGAAGCAACAGCATACCACTTGCTGACGGACTATGTAAGACAGAAAAAACCCGAAAACCGTATTTTTGTAGTACACCGGCTTGATCGTGACACCTCAGGTGTATTAATGGTCGCAAAAAACGAGAAGATAAAACTGGCTCTACAGGACAACTGGACTGAATTAGTTTCTGATCGGGGCTACATGGCCATTGTTGAAGGACAGCTAGAAGAGAAAAGCGGAAGAATTCACTCTTGGCTGAAAGAGACGAAAACTCTGCTTATGTACTCAAGCCATCATGCTGGAGACGGGTTGGAGGCCATCACTGATTATCAGGTTTTAAAAAGCCACTGA